CTGTGGTTTCATAGTGGGCAAGACGATTGGCTAGGTTATCAAATTGATTTGCCCAAATGGCATTTTCCATTTCTGAAGCAATTCTCCCTGAAAGCTTGACGTAGTTATTTGGATCTTTATAGGGAACTGCTGGAACTGGACGAACTTCCGCTCCCAGCGATCGCAAAGCATCCATCTTCTCTTGGGACTGGGTATCAGGAATGATAATTAGACACTTGTAACCCTTGGCATTACAGATATGAGCTAAACCGATACCAGTATTTCCCGCAGTTCCTTCTACTACTGTGCCCCCTGGTTTAAGTAAACCTTTTTTTTCTGCATCTTCAATCATATACAGAGCTGCACGGTCTTTGACGGAACCACCAGGGTTCAGAAATTCGGCTTTACCAAGAATTTCACAACCTGTCTCTTGACAAAAACTGTTTAAGCGAATCAGTGGTGTATTGCCGACTGCACCGATAAAACCATTCTTGATATCCATATCTGATTTTCCTGTTAGCTTACTTATAAAAATTTTTGCCTATAGTGGTGCTATTGGGACTTCTAAGAAAGGTAAAATTTCCAAAATTACCCCAAATATTCACCTCTGCTCCTCCAAGAAGTCTATTGTAAGAGTTTTTGTTACTCATCTTGTTGCAAGTGAGAGTCCGTGGGGAATACTAGTGATGTGACGGTATATTACAGCCATAGACAGAGGTCAACCTCTTGGCATATGGTGATTACCAAATGCTGATACCAAAAGCATTTTCCACTTGTCACCTGTTCCCTAAATATCAAAACAAGTCTGAGAATTGAATGATCAAATATAGCCAAACCGGACTATCATCTTCTCATAATTGTTTACTTCTCTAACTGATCAAGTCAGTCAAAAATTTATATTCCACCTACTTATACACACTGATTGATGACTATTTATTTCCAACTAATCAGCCATGGTAAATTTTTGTTCTGATGATAATAATAATCGGATTATTTGAGATGAAATCTTTATCTAGTGTGGCAAGTATTTATATCCTGAATTATAATGAACTGTATCATTTTGTAATCTCAATAGTAGTTCCCATAGCTAAAGGTGCTGAATAATGATGAATACTTCTGTGGAAATCGTCAAACCAAGTGGTAATTTAGATGTAACTCAGTCCCAAGAGTTTCGCAAGAACATTACTGATACATTGGAACAGGGTGCCAAGATTGTTTTGGTCGATTTTCAGAATGTCACATTCATGGATAGCTCTGCTTTAGGAGCATTAGTTTCAGCCTTTAAAACTCTTCGAGCATCTGATAGTAAATTAGTCGTTTGTTCCATTAATGAACAAGTAAGAATTTTATTTGAGCTAACTGGTATGGATAAAGTATTTGAAATTTTCCCTAACCAAGACGAATTTCAGAAAACTATTTTTGCTCGCAATTAGCTAAAAAGTATTTCTAGAATAGATAAATCATCTTCAAAAGTTTCTTGAGAATTAAAACTTACTAGGTAATTGAGTATCTGATCGAGTTGGTTACTTGGATGATGCTGCAAATTGCCTAGCATTTTAATGAAAGCTTCTAAACCCCAGAGACTGCCATCCTTTTGGGTAAATTCGTAGGCACCATCACTAAAAATATATAGGGTGCTATTTTCTTCTATATGGCAAAATTCATCAACATATTGAGCTTGGGGAAACATTCCTACGGGGATGCCAGGTGTGCGTAGATGTTTAATTTCTTTGCCATGGGGTTGTTGTGTGATCAGGATAGCTGGTGGATGTCCTGCACTGGCATAGATTAGCTGGCGCTGAGGAATATTATAGACACCATACCAGATTGTAAAGTATTTATCATTCTGGTAACTCATTTGGAAAGTATTATTTAAGGCGCGTAATACTTCACTAGGTTGATAATAATTGAGGCTTTTTAAGGCGCGCGATCGCAGTAAATTTAATACAGATACCGATGGGAGAGTTGCCCTGAGTCCATGACCAGCAGTATCGAGTAAATAAATTGCCAAATAATCGGGGTCTAACCAATAATAATCAAAGCAATCACCACCTAATTGTCGAGAAGGAAGAAAGCGATAATTAATGTTAATCGGTTCTGCCATTGGTGGTGGTAAAAGAGAACAAACATACTCAGCAGCTTCGGTGAATTCTGCCTCTAAAATTTGTTTTTGAGTTTGTAAATCTCGGCTCATTTGATGGAGACGTAAACCCGCTCTCACTCTAGCTTTTAGTTCATTTGGCTCGATGGGTTTAGTGATAAAATCATCCGCTCCCGCATCTAGCCCTTTCACGCGATCGGCAACAGAATCTAAGGATGTCAAAAGAATAAAAAAAGTCGTTGATAAACTTGGTTCTGTTTTAATTCTTTGGCAAACATCTAATCCACTGATACCAGGCATAATCCAATCACAAATGATTAATGCTGGTTGGTAATGTAATGCTTGCTTAATTCCAGATTCTCCATCGTTAGCACTAATAACTTGATAACCCTGTTTTTCCAACATTCTTTTGAGAAGAACTTGTACGGTGGAGTCATCATCAATAATTAAAATTTGAAATGAGGTTGTCATTGGTCAATAGCCGATAGTCAATAGTCATATCAAGTCGATTTCATTACTGTCTTGATTGGCAATAGCCTGAGATTTCAGGAAGGCAAAACTGAGGGTTTTACCGACTTTCGGGACTCTTGCAAAGCAATAACTTTATAGAGATGAAAGAGGATTTAACCACAAATTTATGGTACGTTTCAATTGGTGCAAATCACGGTAAATTTCTTGCTTAAACCATTGTCCTAAAGCATCAAAGGGATTAAAGTCTTTCCCTGCTTGCCATTTGACATCTTGACCTAGGGGTGTCAGATGATTACCCGTCAGAGTTTGTGTTGTCACCATCTCTGCAAAAAGTTGGTTTAATAACTCTGTTAACCCTAGAGATTGATCTAAGGTATCGTTGGTAAATTTAATCAATAGGTTACGACGAACTTTGTAGCTGCTTTGAATAATTTGATTGGTTTCTAGGGGGGAAGGAGTAAATTCAACATTAAAATTTGAACTTAATTGACTATTGAACTGTTGAATCAGGGGGATAGCATCACGAGCAGCATAATTATTGTAGGAAATCAAGATATTCCCAGCTCTTTCAACGTCACATAAACTACCAATAAGTAGGTGTAACTTGCATCCCATGCTATGCCCCACACCGTAGATAGGTAAATAACCTGATGGCAACAGAGAACGCTCTTCTAACCGAATTAATGCACGCTCAAAATTCCGTAATACTTGCTTGGCGATCGCCACATGATCAAGGGTATTCACAAAGGGTGTGGCAATAACCATAAAACCTTTCCCAGCTAAAGACTCTAGCAGTAAACGGTAGGTGAGATGGGGCGCAGTTGCCACAAATGCCCCTCCGAGGAAATGAATTATACCAATAGGATTACGAGGGACTAATATCCAATTGCCAGAGATTTCTATCCAGTCCATGGGGTTAGCGATCGCTTCAGTTAACACTTTTTTATGTTAACCCTAGGGAGGCAAGGTAGGGAGAAAATCCCCCCATCTCCCAAGGAAAATATGACTTCACCCTACAAAACTTCCGAACCCTGTACCCTTTTCACCCATTCACGTACCTGTGATATTATGGGAGACTGCTGCATATTTTTTAGAAATAAATCAATCGGACAACTATGGCTTTAACGCAACAGCGCAAACAAGAAATCATGACCCAGTATCAAGTACACGAAACAGATACAGGCTCTGCTGATTTGCAAATTGCGATGCTAACAGCACGCATTAACCGTCTCAGCGAACACCTACAAGCCAACAAAAAAGACCACTCCTCCCGTCGTGGACTCCTAAAGATGATCGGTCAGCGTAAGCGCCTGTTATCCTATATCATCCAAAATGACAGAGAACGCTATCAAGCCTTAATCGCTCGTCTAGGAATTCGTGGATAAAAGTCAAACCTATGTCTGGTGAATCTGAAAGCCCAAACTTACCTTTTGAGCCAAAAAGTAAGCGCCCAAAATCCTCAAAAGCACAAAGCAAGTCCCCAGTTAGCAAGCAAGAATCAGAGAAAAAATCAGAAAATCAGCCACCTTTCACGAAAGAAGAAATGGCTATTCCCAAAGTTGTCAGCCAACGCATGGTTAAGCGCGTAGCTTTCTTCTCTGGGATACCAATGTTTTTAGGTATTACTACTCTAGTTGCTAGCTACTTTCTCCTGACCATGGCACAGATTAAATTAGCTCCCATTGCCGTCTTGTTAGTCAATATGGGATTTTTTGGTCTCAGTGTCTTGGGAATCACCTATGGCGTTCTCTCTGCTTCTTGGGATGAAGAGAGGGCAGGAGGTTTAGTCGGTTTGAGAGAATTTAATACCAACTGGGGACGAATGGTAGAAGGTTGGCGCGCCACAAGGCAAAAAAAGGTTTAAAGCTTGGTGTCAGCTTCCAAGATATGACCACTGCCAAAAGCAGAGATTGTCAGCAAATGTTGAAGTTTGTCAGAATAAACTTCAACATTACTATTAAAAGTATTAGAAAATTAATGTTTAGAGGTCGCAATTTTTTGCGATGATATCTTATTGGTACAAAATCTCAAAATGTACTGGAAAACAAATTATTATTTATTGACTAGTACACCTTTGCTCTTAGCATTCAGCTATTAGCCTTTGGCAAAAGTATAAGAATAACTCAACCAATCAGGGAATATAGCATGATTATTGTCATGAAAATTGGTTCTCCTGAGGCGGAAATCAACCGCATCAACGAAGAACTAACCACATGGGGTCTCTCACCAGAAAAGATTGTCGGGAAGCACAAGGTCGTTATTGGCTTAGTTGGGGAAACCGTTGATCTAGACCCCTTACAAATCCAAGAAGTTAGCCCCTGGATCGAGCAGGTATTACGGGTAGAACAACCCTACAAGCGCGCTAGTCGCCAATATCGTCACGGGGAAGCATCAGAGGTGATTGTGAATACCCCCGATGGTGCAGTAACCTTTGGAGAACACCATCCTTTAGTGGTGGTAGCTGGTCCCTGCTCCGTAGAAAACGAAGAAATGATTGTGGAGACGGCAAAACGAGTCAAAGCTGCGGGGGCGAAATTCCTCCGTGGTGGAGCTTACAAACCTCGCACATCTCCCTATGCATTCCAAGGACACGGGGAAAGCGCTCTAGAGTTACTAGCAGCAGCACGGGAAGCCAGTGGACTGGGTATTATCACCGAAGTCATGGACGCTGCGGACTTAGATAAAATTGTCGAAGTCGCCGATGTCATCCAAGTTGGGGCGAGAAATATGCAAAATTTCTCCATGTTGAAGAAGGTGGGAGCGCAACCAAAACCCGTACTTCTGAAACGGGGCATGTCTGCCACCATTGAAGAGTGGTTGATGGCAGCTGAGTATATTTTGGCAGCCGGTAATCCGAATGTGATTCTGTGTGAACGGGGTATTCGTTCCTTTGATAGACAATATACCCGTAACCATTTGGATATCTCTGCCGTGCCCGTGTTACGAAATTTAACACACCTACCAATCATGGTTGACCCCAGTCATGGTACCGGTTGGGCAGCCTATGTACCATCTATGTCCATGGCAGCGATCGCCTGTGGTTGTGACTCCCTGATGATTGAAGTTCACCCCAACCCGAAAAAAGCTCTTTCCGATGGACCACAATCCCTCACACCAGAAGCTTTTGACCAATTGATGCAAGAATTGGCTGTTATCGGTAAAGCTGTGGGACGCTGGCAACAACCAACTGTTGCCGTAGCTTAGAATTGCTAAGGGGTGAGGAGGATAAATTCCTTATCCCCTAGGAATCCTCCCTATCCTCGACCTTTTTGAGCGCTACTGTACCACCGGAATAAAACTTTTGAGAGTTTTTGGGGATCATGGCGAACATAGCCCATTTCATCCTCATACATGACATTGGCTGAGACAATACGTCTACCTAAATGAGTGATAGTTTCCCGATCCACAAATACAGGATGGGAGTTCTGTTGAGCATAGCGAATAAGGGCACGAGCCGAAGGTGTCTTCTGATGCACCAGCACCGCATTAAATAGCTTTCTACCACCACAAGCAGCATCAATTGCCCGGATATGGTCAGCGACTGTATATCCTTGGGTCTCTCCCGGTTGAGTCATGATATTACAGATGTAAATACAAGGTATGTTGCGCGTGGCGATCGCATCTGCAATATCCGGAACCAACAAGTTTGGAATCACACTGGTATATAAACTACCGGGACCCATAATAATATAATCAGCTTCTTTTATCACCTTCAGCGCCGCAGGTAAAGCCTTAGGTTTGGCTGGAGTACAACCAATTTTGACAATACTTCCCCCAGCTTCTGTAATTTTTGATTCCCCCTCAATCCGGCGACCATCGGCTAATTCTGCCCAGAGACGCACATCAGTTAAGGTTGCAGGTAAAACCTGTCCCCGAATAGCTAGCACCTTAGAACTTGCAGCCACTGCCCTTTCTAAGTCACCAGTAATTTCACTCATCGCTGTTAAAAACAAATTACCAAAACTGTGCCCTGTTAAACCATCACCTGCACGAAAACGATATTGAAATAATTCTGTTAATAACTTTTCTTCATCAGCCAAAGCTGCCAAGCAGTTACGAATATCACCAGGGGGCAACACACCAAACTCTTGCCGCAAACGCCCAGAAGAACCCCCATCATCCGCAACGGTAACGATCGCTGTAATATTGGCACTGTAAGCTTTCAAACCCCGTAATAAAGTCGAAAGTCCTGTACCGCCACCAACCACCACAATTTTCGGTCCCCGGTACAATCGACGATGAGCTAATAAGACATCAATCAGTTCTTCATCTCCATCCGTTCTCAGAACTTCCGTAATTGAACCAACTGTACGAGTTTGCCCCCAAAGTAACAACAGCAAACCACACAGCAGTACCAATGGACCACTGATATAGTTCGGTAAGATGTTGGTAATCGCTCCTAAAAAACCCCTCAATAACTCCAATGCCCAAAAAATGGGGCTGAGTTTTACCCAAATTGCTAACCCCAGACTGGCTAGGATTACCCCCCCCATACTAATTAACAACCAACGTTTTACAGATAGTCCAGGAGATAGCCACTTGAACCACTGGTTCACACGATAGGGAGTGTGACGACGTGACTGCTGTTGCAGGGTATTTAGGGCTTGTCGAAGAAAACCAATTGACATACCTGTTCTCAAGCAGTGGTATAAACTAATGATTAACAGAAAATGTACACAACCTGGTTGTAATTCCAGGTATGGGATTATTAGATTTACTCTAGGAAGGACTGTCAGTCAACAGAAGCGACAGGGCATCTGTACTATAATTCAATACTTCCATGTTGACTAAAACCATAGTGCAAAAGTTGCCAATCTGCCTAGTAAAAAGACTGACAGGAGAGTTCACCAAGATTTATGGAACAGCGAATTTTAGGACTGGATCCAGGGTTTGCGATTCTGGGCTTTGGTGCCATTACCTGTAATCAAAATTCGACCCAGCCCCAGGAAAACTCCGTAAAGATGCTAGATTTCGGAGTCATTAGAACATCAGCCGATACGGAAATGGGACAGCGACTCTGTACTTTGTATGATGATTTA
The Calothrix sp. 336/3 DNA segment above includes these coding regions:
- a CDS encoding STAS domain-containing protein, whose product is MNTSVEIVKPSGNLDVTQSQEFRKNITDTLEQGAKIVLVDFQNVTFMDSSALGALVSAFKTLRASDSKLVVCSINEQVRILFELTGMDKVFEIFPNQDEFQKTIFARN
- a CDS encoding PAM68 family protein; this translates as MSGESESPNLPFEPKSKRPKSSKAQSKSPVSKQESEKKSENQPPFTKEEMAIPKVVSQRMVKRVAFFSGIPMFLGITTLVASYFLLTMAQIKLAPIAVLLVNMGFFGLSVLGITYGVLSASWDEERAGGLVGLREFNTNWGRMVEGWRATRQKKV
- a CDS encoding DUF1350 family protein, giving the protein MDWIEISGNWILVPRNPIGIIHFLGGAFVATAPHLTYRLLLESLAGKGFMVIATPFVNTLDHVAIAKQVLRNFERALIRLEERSLLPSGYLPIYGVGHSMGCKLHLLIGSLCDVERAGNILISYNNYAARDAIPLIQQFNSQLSSNFNVEFTPSPLETNQIIQSSYKVRRNLLIKFTNDTLDQSLGLTELLNQLFAEMVTTQTLTGNHLTPLGQDVKWQAGKDFNPFDALGQWFKQEIYRDLHQLKRTINLWLNPLSSL
- the yvcK gene encoding gluconeogenesis factor YvcK family protein, producing MSIGFLRQALNTLQQQSRRHTPYRVNQWFKWLSPGLSVKRWLLISMGGVILASLGLAIWVKLSPIFWALELLRGFLGAITNILPNYISGPLVLLCGLLLLLWGQTRTVGSITEVLRTDGDEELIDVLLAHRRLYRGPKIVVVGGGTGLSTLLRGLKAYSANITAIVTVADDGGSSGRLRQEFGVLPPGDIRNCLAALADEEKLLTELFQYRFRAGDGLTGHSFGNLFLTAMSEITGDLERAVAASSKVLAIRGQVLPATLTDVRLWAELADGRRIEGESKITEAGGSIVKIGCTPAKPKALPAALKVIKEADYIIMGPGSLYTSVIPNLLVPDIADAIATRNIPCIYICNIMTQPGETQGYTVADHIRAIDAACGGRKLFNAVLVHQKTPSARALIRYAQQNSHPVFVDRETITHLGRRIVSANVMYEDEMGYVRHDPQKLSKVLFRWYSSAQKGRG
- the aroF gene encoding 3-deoxy-7-phosphoheptulonate synthase gives rise to the protein MIIVMKIGSPEAEINRINEELTTWGLSPEKIVGKHKVVIGLVGETVDLDPLQIQEVSPWIEQVLRVEQPYKRASRQYRHGEASEVIVNTPDGAVTFGEHHPLVVVAGPCSVENEEMIVETAKRVKAAGAKFLRGGAYKPRTSPYAFQGHGESALELLAAAREASGLGIITEVMDAADLDKIVEVADVIQVGARNMQNFSMLKKVGAQPKPVLLKRGMSATIEEWLMAAEYILAAGNPNVILCERGIRSFDRQYTRNHLDISAVPVLRNLTHLPIMVDPSHGTGWAAYVPSMSMAAIACGCDSLMIEVHPNPKKALSDGPQSLTPEAFDQLMQELAVIGKAVGRWQQPTVAVA
- the rpsO gene encoding 30S ribosomal protein S15, whose amino-acid sequence is MALTQQRKQEIMTQYQVHETDTGSADLQIAMLTARINRLSEHLQANKKDHSSRRGLLKMIGQRKRLLSYIIQNDRERYQALIARLGIRG
- a CDS encoding PP2C family protein-serine/threonine phosphatase, producing the protein MTTSFQILIIDDDSTVQVLLKRMLEKQGYQVISANDGESGIKQALHYQPALIICDWIMPGISGLDVCQRIKTEPSLSTTFFILLTSLDSVADRVKGLDAGADDFITKPIEPNELKARVRAGLRLHQMSRDLQTQKQILEAEFTEAAEYVCSLLPPPMAEPININYRFLPSRQLGGDCFDYYWLDPDYLAIYLLDTAGHGLRATLPSVSVLNLLRSRALKSLNYYQPSEVLRALNNTFQMSYQNDKYFTIWYGVYNIPQRQLIYASAGHPPAILITQQPHGKEIKHLRTPGIPVGMFPQAQYVDEFCHIEENSTLYIFSDGAYEFTQKDGSLWGLEAFIKMLGNLQHHPSNQLDQILNYLVSFNSQETFEDDLSILEILFS